Proteins encoded in a region of the Streptomyces sp. NBC_01471 genome:
- a CDS encoding BREX system ATP-binding domain-containing protein, whose protein sequence is MPQELFGRGEESKIIIQMLESARAGSGAGALVEGIIGTGKTSLLRWAEGIAREQGMVVLSATASPTEQPFSLGVVHQLLGALPETAQGWTRTFAAGASAGAGARGPAEPDYPLLAELCAGVGRTARCTPILLTVDSVQHADLESLLWLGFLSRRLDDLPVVLIATKRCGEPVSDQHLLVEFKEGIRPDRHIHLHDLSPAAAFDLAAALCGLDHESVDALVADTGGNPYLLTEQIRSAPAFPGAAGHAPDALAGRMLVDPPDELMRLRAVKERILCMLRRLDPHGLEVARAASILGSPLDPAILADLCGLPIKDACRSLSRLTESGLVCPHDMTFRHPLLARLLYQDIPCAERAELHRLAGRFMWRRSAPGEDVAAHLMRSHRLDEPWMTRLLLDVAQGMVGRDPAGARQLIEKTTLHGVPEELTVRADGLWIQALTALDLPTSARALTLHVAGLLRPDERLQEALRLSDILLRLDELACARKVLEDIRAEIGVLDAAAADRLRERLIHIRLHEGTYSPGEEGEDRLEQVLLLRTAAGDSAQTVRKIAGRFLAVPHAPYGSPTWYHAVLALLWAGDMDEARRHMDTEVRLARAEGTVTRIAEALAVRGLVQLHRGPLADAGDDARQALDLLTRIGAGSYHAGALARSVLIDVALEKDDIAAAGALLDESPPLPGDRPVTWWRLHLLDSAGRALGRLGQAQRGLALIARCEEEMARRGVVNPAILPWRSTRSALLLAQHNAAAARRAARQETDLARRWGAPFALGRALVAEASASSGREAAQLAGQALEILEPAPTPMLFTHALYEAGRAHRQIGNVRRTRELLHRANEVGISLGADGLVEAVQRELRCAGGRPDPRKDSTESLLTPTERQVSGLAARGMSNRDIAHLLKVSLRNVESHLTHSYRKLRISGRLELAEYFPPEEEPAAMPALLH, encoded by the coding sequence GTGCCCCAGGAACTGTTCGGCAGAGGCGAAGAATCCAAGATCATCATCCAGATGCTCGAGTCCGCGAGAGCGGGATCGGGCGCGGGCGCGCTGGTGGAGGGGATCATCGGGACAGGCAAGACCTCACTCTTGCGCTGGGCCGAGGGAATCGCCCGCGAACAGGGCATGGTCGTGCTCTCCGCCACGGCGTCCCCCACCGAACAGCCCTTCTCCTTGGGGGTCGTGCACCAGCTGCTCGGCGCGCTGCCCGAGACGGCACAGGGATGGACGCGTACCTTCGCGGCGGGTGCGAGCGCGGGCGCGGGCGCCCGGGGCCCCGCCGAGCCCGACTACCCGCTGCTCGCGGAACTGTGCGCGGGCGTGGGGCGGACCGCGCGGTGCACCCCGATCCTCCTGACGGTCGACTCCGTCCAGCACGCCGACCTCGAGTCCCTGCTGTGGCTGGGCTTCCTCAGCCGCCGGCTCGACGACCTCCCCGTCGTACTGATCGCCACCAAGCGCTGCGGCGAGCCGGTGAGCGACCAGCACCTGCTGGTCGAGTTCAAGGAAGGCATCCGGCCCGACCGCCATATCCATCTGCACGACCTGAGCCCGGCCGCCGCCTTCGACCTGGCCGCCGCACTGTGCGGCCTCGACCACGAGTCCGTGGATGCGCTGGTCGCGGACACGGGCGGCAACCCCTATCTGCTGACCGAGCAGATACGGAGCGCGCCTGCGTTCCCCGGCGCGGCGGGGCACGCCCCGGACGCCCTCGCCGGCCGGATGCTGGTGGATCCGCCGGACGAGCTGATGCGGCTGCGTGCGGTCAAGGAGCGCATCCTGTGCATGCTCCGGCGGCTCGATCCACACGGCCTGGAGGTCGCCCGGGCCGCCAGCATCCTCGGCTCACCGCTGGACCCGGCCATCCTCGCCGACTTGTGCGGCTTGCCGATAAAGGACGCCTGCCGCAGCCTGTCGCGGCTCACCGAGTCGGGGCTGGTGTGCCCGCACGACATGACATTCCGGCACCCCCTCCTGGCCAGACTGCTGTACCAGGACATCCCGTGCGCGGAGCGCGCCGAACTCCACCGGCTCGCAGGCCGGTTCATGTGGCGCCGCAGTGCGCCGGGCGAGGACGTCGCCGCCCACCTGATGCGATCCCACCGGCTCGACGAGCCGTGGATGACGCGGCTGCTGCTCGACGTCGCACAGGGCATGGTCGGCCGGGACCCTGCGGGAGCCCGGCAGCTGATCGAGAAGACCACCCTGCATGGCGTGCCCGAGGAACTGACGGTCCGCGCGGACGGGTTGTGGATCCAGGCACTCACCGCCCTGGACCTGCCGACCTCCGCCCGGGCACTCACCCTGCACGTCGCCGGCCTCCTGCGGCCCGATGAGCGGCTCCAGGAGGCGCTGCGACTCTCCGACATCCTGCTGCGGCTCGACGAACTCGCCTGCGCCCGGAAGGTGTTGGAGGATATTCGTGCGGAGATCGGCGTCCTGGACGCCGCAGCGGCCGACCGACTGCGCGAGCGGCTCATCCACATCCGGCTCCACGAGGGCACCTACAGCCCGGGGGAAGAGGGCGAGGACCGTCTTGAGCAGGTCCTGCTGCTGCGCACCGCTGCGGGCGACTCGGCCCAGACGGTACGAAAGATCGCCGGCCGGTTCCTGGCCGTCCCCCACGCGCCGTACGGCTCCCCCACCTGGTACCACGCGGTGCTGGCACTGCTCTGGGCGGGCGACATGGACGAGGCCCGGCGGCACATGGACACGGAGGTGCGGCTGGCCCGCGCCGAGGGCACCGTGACCCGGATCGCCGAGGCTCTGGCTGTACGCGGTCTGGTGCAGCTGCACCGCGGACCGCTCGCGGACGCCGGTGACGACGCGCGTCAGGCGCTCGACCTGCTCACCCGGATCGGCGCCGGCTCCTATCACGCGGGGGCACTGGCCCGGAGCGTCCTCATCGATGTGGCCCTGGAGAAGGACGACATCGCCGCGGCCGGTGCCTTGCTCGACGAGTCCCCGCCGCTGCCCGGCGACCGGCCCGTCACCTGGTGGCGGCTGCACCTCCTGGACAGCGCCGGCCGCGCCCTGGGCCGGCTCGGCCAGGCCCAGCGCGGGCTCGCTCTGATCGCCCGCTGCGAGGAGGAGATGGCGCGCCGGGGCGTCGTCAACCCGGCGATCCTGCCTTGGCGTTCCACCCGCTCCGCTCTCCTGCTGGCCCAGCACAATGCAGCCGCGGCCCGCCGGGCCGCCCGGCAGGAGACCGACCTCGCCCGGCGCTGGGGCGCCCCGTTCGCCCTGGGACGGGCCTTGGTCGCGGAGGCCTCGGCGAGCTCGGGGCGCGAGGCGGCGCAACTCGCCGGCCAGGCTCTGGAGATACTTGAACCCGCCCCCACGCCCATGCTGTTCACCCACGCCCTGTACGAGGCGGGGCGGGCCCACCGGCAGATCGGCAATGTCCGGCGCACCCGCGAACTGCTGCACCGCGCCAACGAGGTGGGTATCTCGCTCGGTGCCGACGGTTTGGTGGAGGCGGTACAGCGGGAGCTGCGGTGCGCGGGCGGGCGGCCCGATCCGCGCAAGGATTCCACGGAGTCACTGCTCACCCCGACCGAACGGCAGGTCTCGGGGCTGGCGGCGCGCGGGATGAGTAACCGTGACATCGCCCATCTGCTCAAGGTGAGCCTCCGGAACGTCGAGTCCCATCTCACCCACTCCTACCGGAAGTTACGGATCAGCGGGCGGCTTGAGCTGGCCGAGTACTTCCCGCCGGAGGAGGAGCCGGCCGCGATGCCGGCGCTGCTCCACTAG
- a CDS encoding lamin tail domain-containing protein has translation MSSLSSGSRLAAAVLASGALLATAFPAAAAAHHPAPRPERSAVVVGAVHHVDSHGRGHHRGNRVDAEWITVTNNSRRAVELRGWSLTDAQHHSYRFHALRLGAHKSVKVHTGHGRDTWNDVYQNRRAPIWDRVDTATLRDARGHVVDVERLGHRHH, from the coding sequence ATGTCGTCCTTGTCTTCGGGTTCCCGTCTCGCCGCAGCTGTGCTGGCCTCCGGGGCCCTGCTGGCCACCGCCTTCCCGGCGGCGGCCGCCGCCCACCACCCCGCCCCGCGCCCTGAGCGGTCGGCCGTGGTGGTCGGCGCCGTCCACCACGTCGACAGCCACGGCCGCGGGCACCACCGCGGCAACCGGGTGGACGCGGAGTGGATCACCGTCACCAACAACTCCCGCAGGGCGGTGGAGCTGCGCGGCTGGTCGCTGACCGACGCGCAGCACCACTCCTACCGCTTCCACGCGCTGCGGCTCGGCGCGCACAAGTCCGTCAAGGTCCACACCGGTCACGGCCGTGACACCTGGAACGACGTCTACCAGAACCGGCGCGCGCCGATCTGGGACCGCGTCGACACCGCGACCCTGCGCGACGCGCGCGGTCACGTCGTGGACGTCGAGCGCCTGGGGCACCGTCACCACTGA
- a CDS encoding MFS transporter, translated as MSVQTEAHEAAARKARDRLPFAVYLLAFSLFAMGSAEFLLAGVLPDIADDLHISLSSAGALISAFAIGVVIGGPPLAVLTLRWPRRITLVISQLTFAVFVAVGLVTDNFTVLIITRFLCGLAYAGFWAVAAVTAIGLVTPERTARASGVVVSGLSIAMVGGGPAGAFLSHFTEWQGGFWAVVALTVLGAVSTAVAIPATRAAQEPSVSRELRTMRQPQLWVVYAATLLSTAAYMISYNYLAAFLTDVTGVDSVWVPPILVLFGVGAFFGLFIGGRIADGRPHHAFLIGAGGILVTSVLLALLADYAVAVIVLVLLLGIAGFVLNPAIYGRVFTVAANAPTLAGATAVSMFQLGISLVPVLAGVALGAGAGLTSIPWIGAGLAVLTIPVVLIDRTMARSRARSPQTSEA; from the coding sequence ATGAGCGTTCAGACCGAAGCCCACGAGGCTGCCGCGCGCAAGGCCCGAGACCGGCTGCCGTTCGCGGTCTACCTGCTCGCGTTCAGCCTGTTCGCCATGGGCAGCGCCGAGTTTCTGCTGGCCGGAGTCCTCCCGGACATCGCCGACGACCTGCACATCTCGCTCTCCTCCGCCGGTGCGCTGATCTCCGCGTTCGCCATCGGCGTGGTCATCGGCGGCCCACCGCTCGCTGTCCTGACACTGCGCTGGCCGCGACGCATCACCCTGGTGATCTCGCAGCTCACGTTCGCCGTCTTCGTGGCGGTCGGCCTGGTGACCGACAACTTCACCGTGCTGATCATCACCCGTTTCCTGTGCGGTCTGGCCTACGCCGGGTTCTGGGCGGTCGCCGCGGTCACCGCGATCGGACTCGTCACCCCCGAACGCACCGCACGGGCCTCCGGCGTGGTGGTCAGCGGACTCAGCATCGCCATGGTCGGCGGTGGCCCGGCCGGCGCGTTCCTCAGCCACTTCACCGAGTGGCAGGGCGGATTCTGGGCGGTGGTCGCCCTGACCGTCCTCGGCGCGGTCTCGACGGCGGTCGCCATCCCCGCGACCAGGGCGGCCCAGGAACCCAGCGTGAGCCGCGAGCTGCGCACCATGCGACAGCCGCAACTGTGGGTGGTGTACGCCGCGACGCTGCTGAGCACCGCCGCGTACATGATCTCGTACAACTACCTTGCGGCGTTCCTCACGGACGTCACCGGCGTCGACTCCGTGTGGGTGCCCCCGATCCTCGTCCTCTTCGGCGTCGGCGCGTTCTTCGGTCTGTTCATCGGCGGCCGGATCGCCGACGGGCGTCCCCACCACGCGTTCCTCATCGGCGCCGGCGGCATCCTCGTCACGTCGGTGCTGCTCGCCCTTCTCGCCGACTACGCCGTCGCGGTCATCGTCCTGGTGCTGCTCCTGGGTATCGCCGGATTCGTGCTCAACCCGGCCATCTACGGACGGGTGTTCACCGTGGCGGCCAACGCGCCGACGCTCGCCGGGGCCACCGCCGTCTCCATGTTCCAGCTCGGCATCAGCCTCGTCCCCGTCCTCGCGGGCGTCGCCCTCGGTGCCGGCGCCGGACTGACCTCCATTCCCTGGATAGGCGCAGGCCTTGCCGTACTCACCATCCCGGTCGTCCTGATCGACCGGACGATGGCCCGGAGCCGGGCACGGAGCCCGCAGACGAGCGAGGCCTGA
- a CDS encoding group II truncated hemoglobin, translating to MTDQTPTLYEWAGGAEALERLTEEFYRRVRKDELLAPLFKHMDDDHPQHVATFLGEVLGGPGRYTEHHGGYPRMVSRHRGRSITPEQRARWVQLMLEAMDVVGIPEDAEFRSAFVGYIEFGSRRAMANSQPDTGPSGRTTIKKWGWGEAVPGDD from the coding sequence GTGACGGACCAGACTCCCACCCTGTACGAATGGGCCGGTGGCGCCGAGGCGCTGGAAAGGCTCACGGAGGAGTTCTACCGGCGCGTCCGCAAGGACGAGCTCCTCGCTCCGCTCTTCAAGCACATGGACGACGACCACCCGCAGCACGTCGCGACCTTCCTCGGCGAAGTCCTCGGGGGCCCCGGGCGTTACACCGAGCACCACGGCGGATATCCGCGCATGGTCTCCCGGCACCGCGGCCGCTCCATCACGCCCGAGCAGCGTGCGCGGTGGGTGCAGCTGATGCTGGAGGCCATGGACGTCGTGGGCATCCCCGAGGACGCGGAGTTCCGCTCGGCGTTCGTCGGGTACATCGAGTTCGGCTCGCGCCGGGCGATGGCCAACTCGCAGCCGGACACCGGGCCCTCGGGCCGTACCACCATCAAGAAGTGGGGCTGGGGCGAGGCCGTCCCCGGTGATGACTGA
- a CDS encoding flavoprotein yields MEIQKSPGSTGKRILIGGTGSIAVTRLPSYIEVMRRQIVGSTFTVLLTHTAASFISPESLALFAERVVYGESPADWPTDKPSRIAADHDILAVLPATAHTLAAAAGGAAPNRLMTVALSVDYPVVYFPVMGAKMWHKPAVERNIARIREDGGLVNEPEWHNGFDPTAGTASHHPALPSPETVASVVEDLLAKAR; encoded by the coding sequence ATGGAAATTCAGAAATCCCCGGGGTCGACCGGGAAACGCATACTCATCGGGGGAACCGGATCGATTGCGGTGACCCGGCTTCCGTCATATATCGAGGTGATGCGCCGACAGATCGTGGGCAGCACGTTCACGGTTCTGCTCACCCACACCGCGGCGTCGTTCATATCGCCCGAGAGCCTCGCGCTGTTCGCCGAGCGTGTGGTGTACGGGGAGTCCCCGGCGGACTGGCCGACCGACAAGCCGTCCCGGATCGCCGCCGACCACGACATTCTCGCGGTCCTGCCGGCCACCGCGCACACGCTCGCCGCCGCGGCGGGCGGGGCCGCGCCCAACCGGCTGATGACGGTGGCGTTGTCGGTCGACTACCCGGTCGTCTACTTCCCGGTGATGGGCGCCAAGATGTGGCACAAGCCGGCCGTCGAGCGGAACATCGCGCGGATCCGCGAGGACGGCGGGCTCGTCAACGAGCCGGAGTGGCACAACGGGTTCGACCCGACCGCGGGCACCGCGAGCCACCACCCCGCGCTGCCATCGCCGGAGACGGTGGCCTCGGTGGTGGAGGACCTCCTCGCCAAGGCACGCTGA
- a CDS encoding AfsR/SARP family transcriptional regulator has product MKIRILGPLEAETDGVPVVPTAAKKRQILALLALHSGQLVPVSALREELWGPAPPPSSHTTFQTYILRLRRILAAALGGPDGPARARQLLATGQGGYLLRVAEKDVDAFAFQRATRDGLSAFADGDNELASRLLRQALALWRGPALVDVRAGTALRIHAAALEESRLLATERRIDAELRLGMHTELLAELIELTGKNPSHERLYAQAMVAFYRSGRQSAALDLYRGLRRRLIEEMGLEPAPQLQRLHQAMLAVDPRLAAGAQGGPPTPTFDLYAA; this is encoded by the coding sequence GTGAAGATACGGATTCTCGGCCCGCTGGAGGCCGAGACGGACGGTGTCCCGGTCGTACCCACGGCGGCGAAGAAGCGGCAGATCCTCGCGCTCCTCGCGCTCCATTCGGGACAGCTCGTCCCGGTGTCGGCCCTGCGGGAGGAGCTGTGGGGGCCGGCGCCGCCGCCCAGCTCGCACACCACCTTCCAGACGTACATCCTGCGCCTGCGCCGCATCCTGGCCGCCGCCCTCGGCGGGCCCGACGGGCCGGCCCGTGCCCGGCAGCTCCTCGCCACCGGGCAGGGGGGCTATCTCCTGCGGGTCGCCGAGAAGGACGTGGACGCCTTCGCGTTCCAGCGAGCGACCCGCGACGGTCTCTCGGCCTTCGCGGACGGGGACAACGAGCTCGCGTCCCGGCTCCTGCGCCAGGCCCTGGCGCTGTGGCGCGGGCCGGCGCTCGTCGACGTACGGGCCGGGACGGCGCTGCGGATCCACGCGGCCGCCCTGGAGGAGAGCCGGCTGCTCGCCACCGAGCGGCGCATCGACGCCGAGCTGCGCCTCGGTATGCACACCGAACTCCTCGCGGAACTCATCGAACTGACGGGGAAGAACCCCTCCCACGAACGGCTGTACGCCCAGGCCATGGTCGCGTTCTACCGCTCCGGGCGGCAGTCCGCAGCCCTCGACCTCTACCGCGGGCTGCGCCGGCGGCTGATAGAGGAAATGGGTCTGGAGCCCGCTCCGCAACTTCAGCGACTGCACCAGGCGATGCTCGCCGTCGACCCCCGGCTCGCCGCGGGCGCCCAGGGCGGACCGCCGACCCCGACCTTCGACCTGTACGCGGCCTGA
- a CDS encoding NAD(P)/FAD-dependent oxidoreductase, producing the protein MSANGNADGTGFDVVIAGNGVLGLSLAWVLAQRGQRVAVLGQPHRPWAGSAAAGAMLGCFAEVTTSLLATEHGRAKLELGIQATKLWPQWLAELEASTEGAPLKTADGTTVILNTIGTAEIDDANYNAIRTELTRYDEPFEDVEPADLDWVDAEPISRPLKVFHIPGEHAVNAAALLERLEQAAVQAGATLVPESAARVVHQGERVTGVVTASGRTISADQVTLAAGARSQELLDSLPIGPRVPRLVSGYGVSALIKTGDGTSPDSVVRTPNRSFACGLHVVPRGDGHVYLGATNVISVEPRDTAEMRDLVFLLQCAHRQVRRNLWNSDVAKIQVGNRPVSMDGFPLLGHGGMQGLWIMTGTYRDGLHLSPLLAQDFAARILGEEPQADLDRFAPLRQPLKTGTREEIVDVLIDHQMGIGYEQDWTIPVEWHQWIEMDLRPATLAWANELDPEFTPPAELLFASRFDPELVSLLRKYYATCRENS; encoded by the coding sequence ATGAGCGCCAACGGGAACGCGGACGGTACTGGCTTCGACGTCGTCATCGCCGGCAACGGAGTCCTAGGGTTATCGCTCGCCTGGGTCCTGGCACAGCGGGGACAGCGTGTCGCCGTACTCGGCCAGCCACACCGACCCTGGGCCGGATCAGCCGCGGCCGGAGCCATGCTCGGCTGTTTCGCCGAGGTCACCACCTCGCTGCTCGCCACCGAGCACGGCCGGGCCAAACTCGAACTCGGCATCCAGGCGACCAAGCTGTGGCCGCAGTGGCTGGCCGAGCTGGAGGCGAGCACCGAGGGCGCCCCCCTCAAGACCGCCGACGGCACCACCGTCATCCTCAACACCATCGGCACGGCCGAGATCGACGACGCCAACTACAACGCCATCCGTACCGAGCTCACCCGCTACGACGAGCCCTTCGAGGACGTCGAGCCCGCCGACCTCGACTGGGTGGACGCCGAGCCGATCTCCCGGCCGCTGAAAGTCTTCCACATACCCGGTGAGCACGCCGTCAACGCTGCCGCCCTCCTGGAGCGGCTCGAACAGGCTGCCGTCCAGGCAGGCGCCACCCTCGTCCCTGAGTCCGCCGCCCGCGTCGTGCACCAGGGCGAGCGGGTGACCGGAGTGGTCACCGCATCCGGGCGGACGATCAGTGCAGACCAGGTGACGCTGGCCGCCGGCGCACGCAGCCAGGAGCTCCTGGACAGCCTGCCCATCGGCCCCCGCGTCCCCCGCCTCGTCAGCGGCTACGGCGTCTCCGCCCTGATCAAGACCGGGGACGGCACCAGCCCGGACAGCGTCGTCCGGACCCCGAACCGCTCCTTCGCCTGTGGTCTCCACGTCGTCCCACGCGGCGACGGGCACGTCTACCTCGGCGCCACCAACGTCATCTCCGTGGAGCCGCGTGACACCGCCGAGATGCGCGACCTGGTCTTCCTCCTGCAGTGCGCCCACCGCCAGGTCCGCCGCAACCTCTGGAACAGCGACGTCGCCAAGATCCAGGTGGGCAACCGCCCGGTGTCCATGGACGGCTTCCCGCTGCTCGGCCACGGCGGCATGCAGGGCCTGTGGATCATGACCGGTACCTACCGCGACGGCCTGCACCTCTCCCCTCTCCTGGCCCAGGACTTCGCCGCCCGGATCCTGGGCGAGGAGCCGCAGGCCGACCTCGACCGCTTCGCCCCGCTCCGGCAGCCCCTCAAGACGGGCACCCGCGAGGAGATCGTCGACGTCCTCATCGACCACCAGATGGGCATCGGCTACGAGCAGGACTGGACGATCCCCGTCGAGTGGCACCAGTGGATCGAGATGGACCTGCGCCCCGCCACCCTCGCCTGGGCGAACGAGCTGGACCCGGAGTTCACCCCGCCGGCCGAGCTGCTCTTCGCCTCCCGCTTCGATCCGGAGCTGGTCAGTCTGCTGCGCAAGTACTACGCGACCTGCCGCGAGAACAGCTGA
- a CDS encoding methyltransferase codes for MDNKLGYELGNWVVSQIQSPDRPARATFTLLDQEWELLPEVFPPYTDPGPELFASWVPYEKGISFLEMGCGAGLSSVLAAQRGSERVVALDINPAAAENTHRNAARHGVSDRVTALTSDLFDALDPAEPFDLVFWNTPFIEAPENRSYAGQIERAVFDPGYEMVRRFFRDVVPHLAPAGRIYLGTSEAMGNKEKMLRAAADAGFEGRRYRSESVELPAADFPESPVVAAHTNERGIVDMDFTMYEFLRH; via the coding sequence ATGGACAACAAGCTCGGTTACGAACTGGGAAATTGGGTGGTGTCGCAGATACAGAGCCCGGACCGTCCGGCCCGGGCGACGTTCACGCTCCTTGACCAGGAGTGGGAACTGCTTCCCGAGGTGTTCCCGCCCTACACGGACCCGGGCCCGGAACTGTTCGCCTCCTGGGTGCCGTACGAAAAGGGCATCAGTTTCCTGGAGATGGGCTGCGGCGCGGGACTCTCCTCGGTGCTCGCCGCCCAGCGCGGCAGTGAGCGCGTGGTCGCCCTGGACATCAACCCGGCCGCGGCGGAGAACACCCACCGCAACGCCGCCCGGCACGGGGTGTCCGACCGGGTTACGGCACTGACCAGCGATCTGTTCGACGCACTGGATCCCGCCGAGCCGTTCGACCTGGTTTTCTGGAACACCCCATTCATCGAGGCTCCGGAGAACCGCTCGTACGCGGGCCAGATCGAGCGCGCGGTCTTCGACCCCGGCTACGAGATGGTGCGCCGGTTCTTCCGGGACGTCGTGCCCCACCTGGCCCCGGCCGGCCGGATCTACCTGGGCACCAGCGAGGCCATGGGCAACAAGGAAAAGATGCTGCGGGCGGCCGCCGACGCCGGCTTCGAGGGCCGGCGCTACCGCAGCGAATCCGTCGAACTGCCCGCAGCGGACTTCCCGGAATCTCCGGTGGTCGCGGCCCACACCAACGAACGCGGAATCGTGGACATGGACTTCACGATGTACGAGTTCCTGCGCCACTGA
- a CDS encoding RidA family protein, with protein sequence MAVEAIDPPDLPKPYGWRQLAVGTGSRVVFMSGQTPRTADGEPVGMGDLAAQTEQVYLNIATGLKAAGATFDDVLRLTVYVVDWSLDKWEAITAGAERAAAKLGADVIRPTTLVGVATLAEPDFLIEIEATAIAA encoded by the coding sequence ATGGCAGTCGAGGCGATCGACCCCCCCGACCTCCCCAAGCCCTACGGATGGCGGCAGCTGGCCGTCGGCACCGGCAGCCGAGTGGTGTTCATGAGCGGCCAGACACCGCGCACCGCCGACGGCGAGCCGGTGGGCATGGGTGACCTCGCGGCCCAGACCGAGCAGGTCTACCTCAACATCGCGACCGGCCTCAAGGCGGCCGGCGCCACCTTCGACGACGTACTGCGCCTGACGGTCTACGTCGTGGACTGGTCACTCGACAAGTGGGAGGCCATCACGGCAGGCGCCGAGCGCGCGGCGGCCAAGCTGGGCGCGGACGTCATCCGGCCCACCACCCTGGTCGGGGTTGCCACGCTCGCGGAGCCCGACTTCCTCATCGAGATCGAGGCAACCGCCATCGCGGCCTGA
- a CDS encoding class I SAM-dependent methyltransferase, producing the protein MTSTHRAPGLDDEAPGAEPEHETELHSGFLTDAAHWLRGLLGPTDRDTSAVRRILDIGSGPGVASCILAHVFPQASVVAVDRSAAPLARAEVRAAERGLTGRIATRRAERPEEFGLLGPADLIWTGNVCRHLGDQQAALRSLASALRPGGVLAVAERGLPPRFLPRDIGIGRPGLQARLDAALEEGFAAGRARLPGTTSVVEDWPCLLASAGLVPTGSRTFLIDFPAPLDLAARRHLHTRLRLLLDERGEHLDLVDRLTVEQLLDGDDCTGILWRPDAFYLTAVTVHTARLCRPRA; encoded by the coding sequence ATGACATCTACACACCGCGCCCCGGGCCTCGACGACGAGGCCCCCGGCGCCGAGCCGGAGCACGAGACGGAACTGCACTCCGGCTTCCTGACGGACGCGGCGCACTGGCTGCGGGGCCTGCTCGGGCCCACCGACCGGGACACGTCGGCGGTCCGCCGAATCCTCGACATCGGCAGCGGGCCAGGAGTGGCCTCCTGCATCCTGGCCCACGTCTTCCCGCAGGCGTCCGTCGTCGCCGTGGACCGGTCCGCCGCGCCCCTGGCCCGGGCCGAGGTCCGCGCCGCGGAACGCGGGCTGACCGGGCGGATCGCCACCCGACGGGCCGAACGGCCCGAAGAGTTCGGCCTGCTCGGGCCGGCCGACCTGATCTGGACCGGCAACGTCTGCCGTCACCTGGGCGACCAGCAGGCGGCGCTGCGGAGCCTGGCCTCCGCGTTGCGGCCCGGCGGCGTGCTCGCCGTCGCCGAACGCGGGCTGCCGCCGCGCTTCCTGCCCCGCGACATCGGCATCGGCAGACCCGGCCTCCAGGCGCGCCTGGACGCGGCCCTGGAGGAGGGGTTCGCAGCCGGACGCGCCCGGCTGCCGGGCACCACGTCCGTGGTCGAGGACTGGCCGTGCCTGCTGGCATCCGCGGGGCTCGTCCCCACCGGCAGCCGCACCTTCCTGATCGACTTCCCGGCCCCGCTGGACCTGGCCGCGCGCCGGCATCTGCACACCCGGCTGCGTCTCCTGCTCGACGAACGCGGCGAGCACCTCGACCTCGTCGACCGGCTGACCGTGGAGCAACTCCTGGACGGGGACGACTGCACGGGCATCCTGTGGCGCCCCGATGCCTTCTACCTCACGGCGGTCACCGTGCACACGGCCCGCCTGTGCCGGCCGCGGGCCTGA
- a CDS encoding thioesterase domain-containing protein: MTGDNSVRLFCLPFEGVSAGVYLPWAEAIDPLVVVTPVELPGRGRHPRTRPCGSLEPLLAEIMPYVARMCDRPFAFYGHGFGALLAYEMAARLEWEHDAVAERLYVSGSGLPHRTVPEHAIGHLPDAAMIRRLRDRGRMPPVDRDPRRAARALPALRADVAVMEAYRRDPRHVVHCPVTAMRGLQDHSVTGADLAGWRRCTRRALRMETFPGDHYFPLTAQRKLLDTCARDLIRPAAARRLRAAAAAY, from the coding sequence ATGACCGGCGACAACTCGGTGCGGCTGTTCTGTCTTCCGTTCGAGGGCGTCTCGGCCGGCGTGTACCTGCCGTGGGCCGAGGCCATCGACCCTCTGGTGGTCGTCACCCCGGTGGAGCTGCCCGGCCGCGGCCGCCATCCGCGCACCCGCCCGTGCGGCAGCCTGGAGCCGCTGCTGGCTGAGATCATGCCGTACGTGGCCCGTATGTGTGACCGCCCCTTCGCGTTCTACGGGCACGGGTTCGGTGCCCTCCTCGCGTACGAGATGGCCGCCCGGCTCGAGTGGGAGCACGACGCGGTCGCCGAGCGGCTCTACGTTTCGGGCTCCGGTCTGCCGCACCGGACCGTGCCGGAGCACGCGATCGGCCACCTGCCGGACGCGGCGATGATCCGCAGGCTCCGTGACCGCGGCCGGATGCCCCCGGTCGACAGGGACCCGCGGCGCGCGGCCCGGGCGCTGCCCGCGCTGCGTGCGGACGTCGCTGTCATGGAGGCCTACCGGCGCGACCCGCGCCATGTCGTGCACTGCCCGGTCACCGCGATGCGGGGTCTTCAGGACCACAGCGTCACGGGGGCGGACCTGGCCGGCTGGCGCCGGTGCACCCGGCGCGCCCTGCGCATGGAGACGTTCCCCGGCGACCACTACTTCCCGCTCACCGCCCAGCGGAAGCTCCTGGACACCTGCGCACGGGACCTGATCCGCCCGGCGGCCGCGCGTCGCCTGCGGGCGGCGGCCGCCGCGTACTGA